CGTGTAAAATTCAAATAAAATGTTAGGATTTCTGTTTACCTGATCCTCTGAGTTGATGAAACCACTTAGAGTTTCGATACAGTAAGCACATCTTCGAATTGAGGCGCCAACTTTAAGGTATTGTTTCCATGGATGTTGAAATTTGAAACGTCCGTGTGCAGGCTCCCATCTAGCCAAATTGGCCTGCAGAATCGAATATATAACGGTTGTCGTTAGATATATCATAAAAGCTTAGGATAAAATAATAGAGCTCATGCTGAAGGTGAAAATCATACCATAGCTTCTTCGGATGCCTTTGAATTGAGCACACTTTTGTAACCCTCTTGTTTCTTACCCAATTTATCTTCATTCTCTTTAAAGTACACAGTTACACATCCTTCAaatcatattaaaaataaataagaaCGGCTTCCCTCCGGCACTGTTGTAAAAAACCCACCCGATTAATCTCTAATTACTCCTTTTCAAGAACAGATTGATCCGATTTTTCAAAATTTGTTTAATTAATTGGTAAACGTCGATTAATTGGTCAAAATTGGATTTGTTGGTCAgtgtcggtcaaagtcaaaattaatcaacattttaattcgaaattaaaatttaaactagaatttttgAGTTTTTGAACAAATCAACGATCACTCCTAGAGTATTCATAGAGTAGCGAGTTTTGCAACCTTGCTTTCCGCATGCTGAAAATTAAAGTACGAGTGAAAGATTTGTTCGTAGGTGAAAATGAGTTCGAGCTCTTACCGTCTAAGGAATCTGCAAGTTTTTCCAAGTTCTTATAAATCTGGTTATGAAGCTCTATGCCAGCCCAAACCGGATAAAAGAGCATGCTTGTTAAAATGCAAATGGAAGTTCCTATAGCAATGGTGGACACTCTGTTTCTAGCTAGTTCTAACAGTTTATCGACTCGATAACCCGATACCGACACAAAGCTAAAGGTGAGTATGAATATCATGGCGCCATAATCGAATCGAGCTTTCACAGATGGTATAAATCTTGAAAAAGTAGCAGCTGCAGCTGCATAAACTCCACAATATTTACACATTAGTTTCTACATCATGCAAATTCTTATGTATCTATGTTCAAACTCACCTAGAATTAGTACCGAAACTTGAAGAATTAGAGGTTCGAGTTCTTCTCCACATTGGTTAGCAAGATAGTGCACACCGACCCCTATAGAGCCCGCTAGAAAAGTAGCACATATTCGATTAAAGGATTTAGCTATTGTTGCACCTGCATTGATCAAATGGTTTCGATTTAAAACTTGTTTGACAAAAATGAATAATCAATAACGAAACCATCACGAGGTAGCCGAGTGGTTGAGACCctgaagaggtctcaggttcgaatcttGTGGTGGCTAGCTAGGGATGGGTTGAAAACAGTCGGAGAGTAAACCTGGTCTGCTTACAATAGAGTATGGGGTCGGAGTACTCGCCCGAGCTTCCGGGTAACCCGAACTGGAAAAACCTTATGAATAATCAATAACGAAGAATAAAATGAATGTATTCTTTACGTACCGACGGAATATTCAAGAGCTACAACAACGGTCATGACCGCCCACATGGCATTCCCGCCAACACCATCATAAAGTGGTCTCATGTAATAGAAAAGGGACACCAAAGAGAGAGCCAAGCCTACTTTCACACCATGGATCACTTTTTTCGGTTCGTCTGCTGCTATACTTCTAGCCTTCTCTAAAAACCGCCCAATCAGTATAAAACATTTCAGTATTAGACGTCGTACTTGTACATATATTTTTTTAGTAACGCCGGGATCTACAAGTAAAGTTTCTGATGAACCTCCCGGCACGTTTACCTTCCAGTCTAGACCATTGGATCCTGTTTCCAATACCTTTGCCATGTTGAGCTTGAAACAAAGAAACTAAAATGATTGTTTCTTTGGTTACAATTGTCTCTTTTTTTAGTATAATCTCGTGTAAGAATGTGGGTTGTTAGTGTTCCTATTCTGAGGGTAAAGATTAGATTGACTTGAGTGTTGTACAAGAAGGTTTGTGGGAGATGGATGCTATTTTTAGGTTGGGttaccccatatatatatatatatatatatatatatatatatatatatatatatatatatatatatatagaggggcaggatcaatggggaagtaaccaatcgggagaaagcggggggaagaaaaaaaaaattttgttttttttgaattttttttttctggcatcaagatcacacgaaaatatgaacatttagaagagacacctcgtgatgaatgttattatttaggcggaaaaacgatcgacaaaaataacattcaatataatattgttcgtgaagaatatgaacgttttttttcatgttttgtgaagtaaaatttagcccgatttagagtttagggtttagggcttggtgttttgggttta
The window above is part of the Rutidosis leptorrhynchoides isolate AG116_Rl617_1_P2 chromosome 1, CSIRO_AGI_Rlap_v1, whole genome shotgun sequence genome. Proteins encoded here:
- the LOC139902620 gene encoding aluminum-activated malate transporter 10; protein product: MAKVLETGSNGLDWKVNVPGGSSETLLVDPGVTKKIYVQVRRLILKCFILIGRFLEKARSIAADEPKKVIHGVKVGLALSLVSLFYYMRPLYDGVGGNAMWAVMTVVVALEYSVGATIAKSFNRICATFLAGSIGVGVHYLANQCGEELEPLILQVSVLILAAAATFSRFIPSVKARFDYGAMIFILTFSFVSVSGYRVDKLLELARNRVSTIAIGTSICILTSMLFYPVWAGIELHNQIYKNLEKLADSLDGCVTVYFKENEDKLGKKQEGYKSVLNSKASEEAMANLARWEPAHGRFKFQHPWKQYLKVGASIRRCAYCIETLSGFINSEDQAPELVKNHLKEVCMTLSLCSSNVLKELATSMRTMTKLTKSKIYIQEMKAAVRNFQKQFRELSKQAILLVEHEKNSRICEGEMVRNTHMVEIFPMATMASLLIEIAERVQNILGEVAEVAAQSDFEIVNKERSKGNGPSKPDQGHTISMTSV